In Dromaius novaehollandiae isolate bDroNov1 chromosome 2, bDroNov1.hap1, whole genome shotgun sequence, one DNA window encodes the following:
- the EOMES gene encoding eomesodermin homolog: protein MQLGEPLLAAAGALPGAPFYPLEGGGRSGGARGPPRSGSPPRLDLDKAPKKFPAAAAGPAMLGEAEAGEPPFAAPKPDGRKPAPCGEEELPPAAARYSMDSLSPERYYLQSPGPPGADLGGPCSLFPYPAAAQHGAVYQPPAGARYPYGSVLSPGGFAGAVCPPGARAQFGGGGGGYQYGQAAGGGPLYGPYPAAAAGSCGGLGALGVPAAGPGLRAQVFLCNRPLWLKFHRHQTEMIITKQGRRMFPFLSFNITGLNPTAHYNVFVEVVLADPNHWRFQGGKWVTCGKADNNMQGNKVYVHPESPNTGAHWMRQEISFGKLKLTNNKGANNNNAQMIVLQSLHKYQPRLHIVEVTEDGVEDLNDSSKTQTFIFPETQFIAVTAYQNTDITQLKIDHNPFAKGFRDNYDSMYTASENDRLTPSPTDSPRSHQIVPGARYSVQPFFQEQFVNNLPPARFYNGERTVPQTNGLLSPQQNEEVASPPQRWFVTPVQQPSANKLDMNSYETEYSPSTLLPYSIKSLPLQTSHALGYYPDPTFPSMAGWGSRGSYQRKMTTGLPWTSRTSPPGFSEDQLSKEKVKEEIGSSWIETPPSIKSLDSNDSGVYTGACKRRRLSPSTSSNENSPTMKCEDINTEDYSKDTSKGMGYYAFYTSS from the exons ATGCAGCTGGGCGAGCCGCTGctggccgccgcgggggccctgcCGGGCGCCCCCTTCTACCCGCTggagggcggcgggcgcagcggcggggcccgcgggccgccgcgcTCGGGCTCGCCGCCGCGCCTCGACCTCGACAAGGCGCCCAAGAAGttcccggccgcggccgccggcccggccatGCTGGGGGAGGCCGAGGCGGGCGAGCCGCCCTTCGCCGCCCCCAAGCCCGACGGCCGCAAGCCCGCGCCGTGCGGCGAGGAggagctgccgcccgccgccgcccgctacTCCATGGACAGCCTCAGCCCCGAGCGCTACTACCTGCAgtcgccggggccgccgggggccgACCTGGGGGGGCCCTGCTCGCTCTTCCCCTacccggcggcggcgcagcacGGCGCCGTGTACCAGCCGCCCGCCGGGGCGCGCTACCCCTACGGCTCGGTGCTGTCGCCGGGCGGCTTCGCCGGCGCCGTctgcccgcccggcgcccgggcgcagtttggcggcggcggcggcggctacCAGTAcgggcaggcggcgggcggcggccccctcTACGGCCCCtacccggcggcggcggccggctccTGCGGCGGGCTGGGGGCGCTGGgcgtgccggcggcggggccggggctgcgggcgcagGTCTTCCTCTGCAACCGGCCCCTCTGGCTCAAGTTTCACCGGCACCAGACGGAGATGATCATCACCAAGCAGGGCCG GCGCATGTTCCCTTTCCTGAGTTTCAACATCACCGGCCTGAACCCCACGGCGCACTACAACGTGTTCGTGGAGGTGGTGCTGGCAGACCCCAATCATTGGCGCTTCCAGGGGGGCAAGTGGGTGACCTGCGGCAAAGCCGACAACAACATGCAAG GCAACAAGGTTTACGTTCACCCCGAATCGCCCAACACCGGGGCTCACTGGATGAGGCAGGAGATCTCATTCGGGAAGCTGAAGCTGACGAACAACAAAGGTGCCAACAACAACAACGCGCAG ATGATAGTATTGCAGTCTCTCCACAAATACCAACCTCGGCTTCATATTGTAGAAGTGACTGAAGATGGTGTTGAAGATCTGAATGATTCTTCAAAGactcaaacatttatttttcctgaaacgCAATTCATAGCAGTTACAGCATATCAAAACACTGAT attacccAGCTCAAAATTGACCATAATCCTTTTGCGAAAGGCTTCAGAGACAACTATGACTC CATGTACACAGCTTCAGAAAATGACAGATTAACTCCATCTCCCACGGATTCTCCTAGATCCCACCAGATTGTCCCTGGCGCCCGATACAGCGTGCAACCCTTCTTCCAAGAACAGTTTGTCAACAACCTGCCCCCTGCCAGGTTTTACAATGGCGAGAGAACGGTACCTCAGACAAATGGCTTGCTTTCTCCGCAGCAGAACGAAGAGGTAGCCAGCCCTCCTCAGCGGTGGTTCGTTACTCCTGTACAGCAGCCCAGTGCCAACAAGTTGGACATGAACTCTTACGAGACGGAGTATTCTCCTAGCACCTTGCTCCCATACAGCATTAAATCCCTTCCCCTTCAGACATCCCATGCTCTGGGATATTACCCTGATCCAACATTTCCATCCATGGCAGGCTGGGGGAGCAGAGGTTCCTACCAGAGAAAAATGACAACGGGATTACCTTGGACCTCCCGAACAAGTCCTCCAGGTTTTTCTGAAGACCAGCTTTCCAAGGAGAAGGTCAAAGAAGAAATTGGCTCATCCTGGATAGAGACTCCACCCTCCATAAAGTCTCTAGATTCAAATGATTCTGGGGTCTACACAGGTGCTTGTAAGAGAAGACGACTCTCCCCTAGCACTTCAAGCAATGAAAATTCCCCAACTATGAAATGTGAGGACATTAATACTGAGGACTATAGCAAAGACACTTCAAAAGGCATGGGCTACTATGCATTCTATACTAGTTCTTAA